A genomic segment from Bradyrhizobium diazoefficiens USDA 110 encodes:
- a CDS encoding PaaI family thioesterase: MRAEADPEFAAVAERIHANVGRQGFMNLVGAELSELSRGTCTIAVERRPELLQQHGFFHGGVTAFLVDNATTIAAATSRGQPALTAEYKLNLLSPAVGEKLICRARVIKPGRQVSVVAADVFCVSDGVEKHTATALASIAMLSEDVAAKTKSPAA; encoded by the coding sequence ATGCGAGCCGAAGCAGATCCGGAATTTGCGGCCGTAGCCGAGCGCATCCACGCCAATGTCGGCCGCCAAGGCTTTATGAACCTCGTCGGTGCCGAGCTCTCGGAATTGTCGCGCGGCACCTGCACGATCGCGGTGGAGCGCCGGCCGGAGCTGCTCCAGCAGCACGGCTTTTTCCACGGCGGCGTCACCGCCTTTTTGGTCGACAACGCCACGACGATCGCGGCCGCCACTTCGCGCGGCCAGCCGGCGCTGACGGCGGAATACAAGCTCAATTTGTTGTCGCCCGCTGTCGGCGAGAAGCTGATCTGCCGGGCAAGGGTGATCAAGCCGGGACGTCAGGTCTCGGTGGTGGCGGCCGACGTGTTCTGTGTCAGCGACGGAGTCGAGAAGCACACGGCAACGGCGCTCGCTTCGATCGCGATGCTGAGCGAGGACGTCGCCGCCAAAACGAAAAGCCCGGCCGCTTGA
- the rplI gene encoding 50S ribosomal protein L9 — MEVILLERVNKLGQMGEVVKVRDGYARNFLLKRGKALRATADNRAKYDGMKADLEARNLASKAEASKVAEKIQGKNIIVIRQASEAGQLFGSVNVRDIVVAFEADGISLARPQIQLDAPIKTIGKHTITVAVHPEVEVEITVTVARSQDEAERINRGEDISTRNEDRDAAAEAIAAAGEFFDPEAQHDDVEPAPAAEETEK; from the coding sequence ATGGAAGTCATTTTGCTGGAACGCGTGAACAAGCTCGGCCAGATGGGCGAAGTCGTGAAGGTTCGCGACGGCTACGCCCGTAATTTCCTGCTCAAGCGCGGCAAGGCGCTGCGCGCCACCGCCGACAACCGCGCCAAGTACGACGGCATGAAGGCCGACCTCGAGGCCCGCAACCTCGCGTCCAAGGCCGAGGCGTCCAAGGTCGCCGAGAAGATCCAGGGCAAGAACATCATCGTGATCCGCCAGGCCTCGGAAGCCGGCCAGCTGTTCGGCTCGGTCAACGTGCGTGACATCGTCGTCGCGTTCGAAGCCGACGGCATCTCGCTCGCTCGCCCGCAGATCCAGCTCGACGCACCGATCAAGACCATCGGCAAGCACACCATCACCGTCGCCGTTCACCCCGAGGTCGAGGTCGAGATCACCGTCACGGTTGCGCGCAGCCAGGACGAGGCCGAGCGCATCAACCGCGGCGAGGACATCTCGACCCGCAACGAGGACCGCGATGCGGCCGCCGAGGCGATCGCCGCCGCCGGCGAGTTCTTCGATCCGGAAGCCCAGCACGACGACGTCGAGCCGGCCCCGGCTGCGGAAGAGACCGAGAAGTAA
- a CDS encoding DUF2232 domain-containing protein: MMAFGLIALIAGAASALMFASIVSGALISLVLFYLAPLPLMVAAIGWGPLCASLGGIAAAIGLGALFGLPYCIAFAVTVALPAWWLGHLVLLSRQVGPVTPDAATEPAAGPELEWYPVGRILLWIAGFAALTTIAALLTLGTDADTIIGTLRRGLMRILRATDPQASGEADQFVDALVRIAPAAATIVAMMTLTLNLWLSARVTATSGRLRRPWPDLMTAELPPMTLVALCIALAFCFTGGLLAIVAQITTAALMMGYALTGFAVLHTLTLALKSRTFWLGSTYAVVVVFGWPVIAMVILGLADAVFGFRERFLRSRQPPPLPTP, from the coding sequence ATGATGGCCTTTGGACTGATAGCCCTGATCGCCGGCGCTGCGTCGGCCCTGATGTTCGCCTCGATCGTTTCGGGCGCGCTGATCTCGCTCGTCCTGTTCTATCTCGCACCACTGCCGCTGATGGTCGCCGCGATCGGCTGGGGACCGCTTTGCGCGAGCCTTGGCGGCATCGCCGCTGCGATCGGCCTCGGCGCCCTGTTCGGCCTACCCTACTGCATCGCTTTCGCCGTCACCGTCGCGCTGCCGGCCTGGTGGCTCGGCCATCTCGTCCTGCTCAGCCGGCAGGTTGGACCTGTCACGCCGGACGCCGCGACCGAGCCGGCGGCAGGGCCTGAGCTCGAGTGGTACCCGGTCGGCCGTATCCTGCTGTGGATCGCCGGCTTCGCCGCGCTGACCACGATCGCCGCCCTGCTCACGCTCGGCACCGACGCCGACACCATCATCGGCACGCTGCGGCGCGGCCTGATGCGCATCCTCCGCGCCACCGATCCGCAAGCTTCCGGCGAAGCCGACCAGTTCGTCGACGCACTGGTGCGCATCGCGCCGGCCGCCGCCACCATCGTCGCCATGATGACGCTGACCCTCAACCTCTGGCTCAGCGCCAGGGTGACGGCGACGTCGGGCCGGCTGCGCCGCCCCTGGCCGGATCTGATGACGGCCGAGCTGCCGCCGATGACGCTCGTGGCGCTCTGCATCGCGCTCGCCTTCTGCTTCACCGGCGGGCTGCTGGCGATCGTCGCGCAAATCACCACGGCGGCGCTGATGATGGGCTATGCGCTGACCGGCTTTGCCGTGCTGCATACGCTGACGCTCGCGCTGAAGAGCCGCACGTTCTGGCTCGGCTCGACCTACGCCGTCGTCGTCGTGTTCGGATGGCCTGTCATCGCGATGGTGATCCTGGGCCTTGCGGACGCCGTGTTCGGCTTCCGCGAGCGCTTCCTGCGCAGCCGCCAGCCGCCGCCGCTCCCGACCCCTTAA
- the rpsR gene encoding 30S ribosomal protein S18, translated as MAEAGARRPFFRRRKSCPFTGANAPKIDYKDSKLLMRYVSERGKIVPSRITAVSAKKQRELARAIKRARFLGLLPYVIR; from the coding sequence ATGGCTGAAGCTGGTGCACGCCGTCCGTTTTTCCGTCGTCGCAAGAGCTGCCCGTTCACGGGCGCCAATGCTCCGAAGATCGACTACAAGGACTCCAAGCTGCTGATGCGTTACGTCTCCGAGCGCGGCAAGATCGTGCCGAGCCGCATCACCGCGGTGTCCGCGAAGAAGCAACGTGAGCTCGCCCGCGCCATCAAGCGCGCGCGCTTCCTGGGCCTGCTGCCCTACGTCATTCGCTAA
- the rpsF gene encoding 30S ribosomal protein S6, giving the protein MALYEHVFLARQDASPQQVEELTAQMTGIVEGLGGKVTKTENWGVRSLTYRMNKNRKAHFVLLNIDAPSAAIAEIERQERISEDVIRYLSVRVEELEEGPSAMMRKADRDRERDDRGGGFRGEREGGFRGDREGGFRGGDRDGGGFRGDRGPRRPREEAETATDGE; this is encoded by the coding sequence ATGGCTCTCTATGAGCATGTTTTTCTCGCGCGCCAAGACGCGAGCCCGCAGCAGGTCGAAGAGCTGACTGCGCAGATGACCGGTATCGTCGAGGGTCTCGGCGGCAAGGTCACCAAGACCGAGAACTGGGGCGTTCGCTCCCTCACCTACCGCATGAACAAGAACCGCAAGGCGCACTTCGTGCTGCTCAACATCGACGCGCCGTCCGCGGCGATCGCCGAGATCGAGCGCCAGGAGCGCATCAGCGAAGACGTGATCCGCTATCTCAGCGTCCGCGTCGAGGAGCTCGAGGAAGGCCCGTCCGCGATGATGCGCAAGGCTGATCGCGATCGCGAACGTGACGATCGTGGCGGCGGCTTCCGCGGCGAGCGTGAAGGCGGCTTCCGTGGCGACCGCGAGGGTGGTTTCCGTGGCGGCGATCGTGACGGTGGTGGCTTCCGCGGTGATCGCGGCCCGCGCCGTCCGCGCGAAGAAGCTGAAACCGCGACGGATGGGGAGTAA
- a CDS encoding TetR/AcrR family transcriptional regulator C-terminal domain-containing protein, translating into MADKSARAPSEPAAGDPKHAARATRSAGRKMRSLLLDAASPLFRERGLSGASITDIAAAADAFPSQITYYFRTKEALFVECACRELLYVARATEQAALKARTPRDYTHALAETVTASDSVAFFAEALTLTRRRPDLAPLVERTIERLHAEGARAYASQVERHGWRSLRAPDESSRRFWAVAIGVILEGYAMGRSPDELCAEMLRVLGEQAKSAGDAARLRLVDDRDASTTSDEES; encoded by the coding sequence ATGGCAGACAAATCTGCCCGCGCCCCATCCGAGCCGGCCGCCGGCGACCCCAAGCATGCGGCGCGCGCCACACGCTCGGCCGGTCGCAAAATGCGCTCGTTGCTGCTGGATGCGGCCAGCCCGCTGTTCCGGGAGCGGGGATTGTCGGGCGCCTCGATCACCGACATCGCGGCCGCCGCGGACGCATTTCCGAGCCAGATCACCTACTATTTCCGCACCAAGGAGGCGCTGTTCGTCGAATGCGCCTGCCGCGAGCTCCTGTACGTCGCCCGCGCGACCGAGCAGGCTGCGCTGAAGGCGCGCACGCCGCGGGACTACACCCACGCGCTGGCCGAGACGGTGACGGCGAGCGATTCGGTCGCCTTCTTCGCCGAGGCGTTGACGTTGACGCGGCGTCGCCCGGATCTCGCGCCGCTGGTCGAGCGCACCATCGAGCGTCTGCACGCCGAGGGCGCACGCGCCTATGCGAGCCAGGTCGAGCGCCACGGCTGGCGTTCCCTGCGCGCGCCCGACGAGAGCTCGCGGCGGTTCTGGGCCGTCGCCATCGGCGTCATCCTCGAAGGCTATGCCATGGGGCGCTCGCCGGATGAGCTCTGCGCCGAGATGCTGCGCGTGCTGGGCGAGCAGGCGAAATCTGCCGGCGACGCCGCGCGCCTGCGCCTCGTCGACGACCGCGACGCATCGACCACTTCGGATGAGGAGAGCTAG
- a CDS encoding fatty acid desaturase family protein, whose product MTALRMRARDFLTEDQLVDVRQRVTWKGVALIAHAWALIAGAIALVAWWPNPLTYIFAVAVIGSRQLGLSILMHDGAHGCLSADENTNLTLSQWFCAYPVFAETRAYRRYHLQHHARTQQEDDPDLVLSAPFPITQLSYRRKFIRDITGQTGYQQRKAQLLNALGPQDWPWRQRAAHFWEKLGPQCVFNAILFAGLAAAGVWWAYPLLWLVPLLTWMMVITRIRNIAEHAVVPDSSDPLRNTRTTHANFLERLFIAPYYVNYHLEHHLLFYVPCYNLPKVHRLLSESRHAGRMEVQPNYGAVLRLATAKPNRDDRPGQLVSSARRARAGAEVGADQKAGGF is encoded by the coding sequence ATGACCGCACTTCGCATGCGTGCCCGCGATTTCCTGACCGAGGATCAGCTCGTCGACGTGCGCCAGCGCGTAACGTGGAAGGGTGTCGCACTGATCGCGCATGCCTGGGCGCTGATTGCCGGTGCCATCGCCCTCGTCGCATGGTGGCCCAATCCGCTGACGTACATTTTCGCTGTCGCCGTCATCGGCTCGCGCCAACTGGGCCTGTCGATCCTTATGCACGACGGCGCGCATGGTTGTCTCTCCGCCGATGAGAACACCAATTTGACGCTGAGCCAGTGGTTCTGCGCCTATCCCGTTTTTGCCGAGACGCGCGCCTATCGCCGCTATCACTTGCAGCACCACGCGCGCACCCAGCAGGAGGACGATCCCGATCTCGTGCTGTCGGCGCCATTTCCGATCACGCAGCTGAGCTATCGCCGCAAGTTCATTCGCGACATCACCGGGCAGACCGGCTACCAGCAGCGCAAGGCGCAGCTGCTCAACGCACTCGGCCCGCAGGACTGGCCGTGGCGGCAGCGCGCGGCGCATTTCTGGGAGAAGCTTGGCCCGCAATGCGTTTTCAACGCCATCCTGTTTGCAGGGCTTGCGGCGGCCGGTGTGTGGTGGGCTTACCCGCTGCTATGGCTGGTGCCGCTGCTCACCTGGATGATGGTCATCACCCGCATCCGCAACATCGCCGAGCATGCCGTCGTCCCCGACAGCAGCGATCCCCTGCGCAACACCCGCACCACGCATGCCAATTTTCTCGAGCGCCTGTTCATCGCGCCGTATTACGTGAACTATCACCTCGAGCATCATCTCTTGTTCTACGTGCCCTGCTACAATCTGCCCAAGGTCCATCGCCTGCTGAGCGAGAGTCGTCATGCCGGCCGCATGGAAGTGCAGCCGAACTACGGCGCCGTGCTGCGGCTCGCCACCGCCAAGCCGAACCGCGACGACCGGCCGGGGCAATTGGTCAGCAGCGCGCGCCGCGCGCGGGCTGGCGCCGAGGTCGGCGCGGATCAGAAGGCGGGTGGTTTTTAA
- the fabD gene encoding ACP S-malonyltransferase, whose protein sequence is MTAAFTFPGQGSQAVGMGKALADAFPVARAVFDEVDAALGEKLTATIWDGPAETLQLTENAQPALMAVSVATLRVLEAEAGFSVGRDAAFVAGHSLGEYSGLAAAGSLTVSDTARLLRTRGLAMQKAVPVGAGAMAALLGLDYEAAMEVANEAAQGQVCQAANDNGGGQVVVSGDKAAVDRAVEIAKTKGAKRAMLLPVSAPFHCKLMQPAADAMAEALAKVTIKAPAAPLVSNVLATAITDPDEIRRRLVEQVTGTVRWRESVAYMAGQGVTRFFEIGAGKVLTGLVKRIADGAVGVAVGGPNDIAAAKDALAAAKQA, encoded by the coding sequence ATGACGGCAGCATTCACATTTCCGGGGCAGGGGTCCCAGGCGGTTGGCATGGGCAAGGCGTTGGCCGACGCCTTCCCGGTGGCGCGCGCCGTGTTCGACGAGGTCGATGCAGCGCTTGGGGAGAAGCTGACGGCCACCATCTGGGATGGCCCGGCCGAAACCCTCCAGCTCACCGAAAACGCCCAGCCGGCGCTGATGGCCGTTTCTGTTGCGACCCTGCGGGTGCTTGAGGCTGAAGCCGGTTTTTCCGTGGGGCGGGACGCGGCCTTTGTCGCCGGCCACTCGCTTGGTGAATATTCGGGGCTGGCCGCGGCCGGCAGCCTGACGGTTTCCGATACCGCGCGGCTGCTTCGCACCCGCGGTCTCGCAATGCAAAAAGCCGTGCCGGTCGGCGCCGGTGCGATGGCCGCTCTGCTGGGCCTCGATTACGAGGCCGCCATGGAGGTCGCCAATGAGGCGGCTCAGGGGCAGGTCTGCCAGGCCGCCAACGACAATGGCGGCGGGCAGGTGGTCGTCTCCGGCGACAAGGCAGCGGTCGATCGCGCCGTCGAGATCGCCAAGACCAAGGGCGCCAAGCGCGCGATGCTGCTGCCGGTGTCCGCACCGTTCCATTGCAAGCTGATGCAGCCGGCTGCCGACGCGATGGCGGAGGCGCTGGCCAAGGTCACGATCAAGGCTCCGGCAGCTCCGCTGGTGTCGAACGTGCTGGCAACCGCCATCACCGATCCCGACGAGATCCGCCGCCGTCTGGTCGAGCAAGTCACCGGAACGGTGCGCTGGCGCGAGTCGGTTGCCTATATGGCCGGGCAGGGCGTTACCCGTTTCTTCGAGATCGGTGCCGGCAAGGTGCTGACGGGTCTCGTCAAGCGTATCGCCGACGGCGCCGTCGGTGTCGCGGTGGGCGGACCGAACGACATAGCGGCCGCCAAGGATGCGCTGGCCGCTGCGAAGCAGGCCTGA
- the fabG gene encoding 3-oxoacyl-[acyl-carrier-protein] reductase has product MFDLTGKKALVTGATGGIGGAIAQALHAQGATVAISGTRKEVLDELAGKLGERTFVLPCNLSKADEVEALVPAAEAAMGQVDILVANAGITRDNLFVQLRDEDWDEVINVNLTSTFRLARAATKLMMRKRFGRIIAITSVVGVTGNPGQGNYTASKAGLIGMIKTLGAEYAKRGVTANCIAPGFIKTPMTDALNDKQRETILTKVPAARLGTPEDIAAAAVYLSSNEAAYVTGQTIHVNGGMAMI; this is encoded by the coding sequence ATGTTCGATCTGACTGGCAAAAAGGCGCTCGTCACCGGCGCGACCGGCGGTATCGGCGGCGCAATCGCGCAGGCGCTGCACGCGCAGGGCGCCACGGTCGCGATATCAGGAACGCGGAAGGAAGTGCTGGATGAGCTTGCCGGCAAGCTCGGCGAGCGCACCTTCGTGCTGCCCTGCAATCTCTCCAAGGCCGACGAGGTCGAGGCGCTGGTGCCTGCGGCGGAAGCCGCGATGGGCCAGGTCGACATCCTCGTCGCCAATGCCGGCATCACGCGCGACAATCTCTTCGTCCAGCTCCGCGACGAGGACTGGGACGAGGTCATCAACGTCAATTTGACCTCGACCTTCCGCCTGGCGCGCGCCGCCACCAAATTGATGATGCGCAAGCGCTTCGGCCGCATCATCGCCATCACCTCGGTGGTCGGCGTCACCGGCAATCCCGGGCAGGGCAACTACACGGCGTCGAAGGCAGGCTTGATCGGCATGATCAAGACGCTGGGTGCCGAATACGCCAAGCGCGGCGTCACCGCCAACTGCATCGCGCCCGGCTTCATCAAGACGCCGATGACGGACGCGCTCAATGACAAGCAGCGCGAGACGATTCTGACCAAGGTTCCGGCCGCCCGGCTGGGGACGCCCGAGGACATCGCGGCGGCCGCCGTCTACCTGAGTTCAAACGAAGCGGCCTACGTCACCGGGCAAACCATCCATGTCAACGGCGGCATGGCCATGATCTGA